A region from the bacterium genome encodes:
- a CDS encoding CoA transferase, whose translation MKLLEREEGKADVNGAEKADYFAYAKDLFDLRKVFGKPEALKNIRLVEFGTLILGPATSTFLGQYGAEVIKVELPGGGDTCRSLTPWGQFWKNGALEYISLAHNKYHVAIDLHKERGRDLFLELVSKSDVIVENMRAGTLERKFGIGYRQLREVNPRLIYAANSGFGQWGPYSVGRASYDAIAQSVSGLASITGFPESAPLKAGIWIGDYYGGLMSAVSILAAIAYRDRSGKGQFIDLSQSENLIRALDWTWVHHGQTGENRGRYGNRDRAMVPAGVYRCVDGFAAISAPEDTQFRGLAKAMHRDDLAGDPRYATLEARLVEENADALHEILKAWAMTRTIGDLEELGRAQGFGCAGVKNAKDHYHSEHLRERGSVWKVDDPIYGEVVEYGPIPKMSESPGRIKWAAKPVGWDNERVLSEVLGYDHSEIRQLEQEGIVGKWADVPGRKPPEGTQG comes from the coding sequence ATGAAGCTCCTGGAGCGGGAAGAGGGAAAAGCGGACGTGAACGGGGCGGAGAAGGCGGACTATTTCGCGTACGCGAAGGACCTCTTCGACTTGAGGAAGGTGTTCGGCAAGCCGGAGGCCCTCAAGAACATCCGGCTCGTCGAGTTCGGGACGTTGATTCTGGGGCCGGCGACGTCGACCTTCCTCGGCCAGTACGGAGCCGAGGTCATCAAGGTGGAGCTCCCCGGCGGGGGGGACACGTGCCGGTCGCTCACGCCGTGGGGCCAATTCTGGAAGAACGGGGCGCTCGAGTACATCTCGCTGGCGCACAACAAGTACCACGTGGCGATCGACCTCCACAAGGAGCGGGGGCGCGATCTCTTCCTCGAGCTCGTCTCCAAGTCGGACGTGATCGTCGAAAACATGCGGGCGGGGACGCTCGAGCGGAAGTTCGGCATCGGATACCGCCAGCTCCGGGAGGTCAACCCCCGCCTCATTTACGCCGCGAACTCCGGGTTCGGGCAGTGGGGCCCCTATTCCGTCGGCCGCGCCTCGTATGATGCGATCGCGCAGTCCGTCTCGGGCCTCGCGTCGATCACAGGGTTCCCGGAGTCGGCTCCCCTCAAGGCGGGGATCTGGATCGGCGATTACTACGGCGGGCTGATGTCGGCCGTATCGATCCTGGCGGCGATCGCGTACCGGGACAGGAGCGGCAAGGGGCAGTTCATCGACCTGTCCCAGTCGGAAAACCTGATCCGGGCTCTCGACTGGACGTGGGTCCACCATGGACAGACGGGAGAGAACCGCGGCCGGTACGGGAACCGCGACCGGGCGATGGTCCCCGCGGGAGTCTACCGGTGCGTGGACGGCTTCGCGGCGATCAGCGCCCCGGAGGACACCCAGTTCCGCGGGCTCGCCAAGGCGATGCATCGGGACGACCTGGCGGGCGATCCGAGGTACGCCACTCTCGAGGCCCGGCTCGTCGAGGAGAATGCCGACGCACTCCACGAGATCCTCAAGGCGTGGGCGATGACGAGGACGATCGGGGACCTGGAGGAACTGGGGAGGGCGCAGGGGTTCGGCTGCGCGGGAGTCAAGAACGCCAAGGACCATTACCACAGCGAGCATTTGAGGGAGCGCGGCTCCGTGTGGAAAGTCGACGATCCGATCTACGGAGAGGTCGTGGAGTACGGCCCGATCCCGAAGATGTCGGAGTCCCCGGGGCGCATCAAGTGGGCGGCCAAGCCCGTCGGGTGGGACAACGAGCGGGTTCTCTCGGAGGTGCTGGGGTACGATCACTCCGAGATCAGGCAGCTCGAGCAGGAGGGAATCGTCGGCAAGTGGGCCG
- a CDS encoding CoA transferase: MSTQESDETMKWEEWAERNTDPSAVRRKPEALDGTIVLDLSYGNFAGLFCSSTLAEFGARVIRIEPPGGDIARRYSPFGMMVKDAGLPYLVEGRNKHHVTLNLESGKGRKILASLAKKADIMIETFDAGRMDAMGLGYRHLSEVNPGLVFVAINTFGQFGSEAPKNRKSSDVVAQALSGLVYITGEPENGEPAEHTVPTKHGNWMAWYAGGGFGAFAALAALHFRHLTGKGQFIDVSEAESLMSFLDYNCLWYHAFGRSRERVGNFDPAVFPYTYVKSKDGFTFLAGFSDINWLALTSIMENPQLRETYPSIYARLNYDNEKQIFQAMEEWARKYTSVEILAKVQEYDRTVGKGVVATGRVNDPLDTVREENWWKRGVFKKVLDPVYGEILVQMPPWKMTETPPRLKTVCKPVGADNEYIYMKHLGFGKSHIDELSAEGVI, encoded by the coding sequence ATGTCTACCCAGGAATCCGACGAAACGATGAAGTGGGAGGAATGGGCCGAGAGGAATACGGACCCCTCGGCCGTCCGCCGGAAGCCCGAGGCGCTCGACGGTACCATCGTCCTCGACCTGAGTTACGGCAACTTCGCCGGCCTCTTCTGTTCTTCCACGCTGGCGGAATTCGGCGCGCGGGTGATCCGGATCGAGCCCCCCGGAGGAGACATCGCCCGGAGATATTCCCCCTTCGGGATGATGGTGAAGGACGCGGGGCTGCCGTACCTCGTGGAAGGGCGGAACAAGCACCACGTGACGCTCAACCTCGAGAGCGGGAAGGGTCGGAAAATCCTGGCATCCCTGGCAAAAAAAGCCGATATCATGATCGAGACCTTCGACGCCGGCCGGATGGACGCGATGGGACTGGGATACCGCCATCTCTCGGAGGTCAACCCCGGCCTCGTCTTCGTGGCCATCAACACCTTCGGGCAATTCGGTTCCGAAGCGCCCAAAAACCGGAAAAGCAGCGATGTGGTCGCCCAGGCGCTCTCCGGACTGGTCTACATCACCGGCGAGCCCGAAAACGGAGAGCCCGCCGAGCACACCGTCCCGACGAAGCACGGCAATTGGATGGCGTGGTACGCCGGCGGAGGGTTCGGAGCCTTCGCGGCGCTGGCGGCCCTCCATTTCCGCCATCTCACGGGGAAAGGACAGTTCATCGACGTCTCCGAGGCCGAGAGCCTCATGAGCTTTCTCGACTACAATTGCCTCTGGTACCACGCGTTCGGGAGAAGCCGTGAGCGCGTCGGCAACTTCGACCCCGCCGTATTCCCGTACACCTACGTCAAGAGCAAGGACGGTTTTACCTTTCTCGCCGGCTTCTCCGACATCAACTGGCTCGCCCTCACCTCGATCATGGAGAACCCGCAGCTCCGCGAGACGTATCCGAGCATCTACGCCCGCCTCAACTACGACAACGAAAAGCAGATCTTCCAGGCGATGGAGGAGTGGGCGCGGAAGTACACGTCCGTCGAGATCCTCGCCAAGGTGCAGGAGTACGATCGCACCGTCGGGAAGGGCGTGGTCGCGACAGGTCGGGTCAACGATCCCCTGGATACGGTCCGGGAAGAGAACTGGTGGAAGCGGGGGGTCTTCAAGAAGGTCCTCGACCCGGTGTACGGCGAGATCCTGGTGCAGATGCCGCCCTGGAAGATGACCGAGACCCCGCCGCGCCTCAAGACCGTCTGCAAGCCGGTGGGGGCGGACAACGAGTACATCTACATGAAGCACCTGGGGTTCGGGAAATCCCACATCGATGAGCTTTCGGCGGAGGGGGTCATATGA
- a CDS encoding NAD-dependent malic enzyme, translating into MDLLQEPILNKGTAFTEEERDALGLRGLLPPRVSTQEKQAMRVKENLQRKSSDIEKYIYLLSLQDRQEGLFYRVVMDNLDEMMPIIYTPTVGQGCQEYGHIFRRPRGLYISFKDRGRVREILQNWPHSDVRIIVVTDGERILGLGDLGANGMGIPVGKLALYTACAGIHPTQCLPVMLDVGTNNEALLKDPLYIGLAEKRLRGAAFDEMIEEFFAEVQKIFPKACIQLEDFGNSNAFRLLHRYRDRACTFDDDIQGTASVTLAGMYSALRITGNKLTDHKFLFLGAGEAGIGIGDLIVTGLTAEGMPEAEARRRCWFVDSKGLVVKSRADLVEHKLPYAHDHAPVSDFLQAIESLKPTAIVGVSGMPRTFTKPVVEAMARLNPHPIVFALSNPTSKAECTAEEAYTWSEGRAVYASGSPFPPVSYKGKTFVPGQGNNAYIFPGVGLGVIASEAARVTDEMFFVAARKLAEMVTEDDLAQGRIFPSLTRIREVSAVIAAAVAEVTFHRGLTTMNRPADLSAHIKAQMYDPEYEEYV; encoded by the coding sequence ATGGATCTGCTGCAAGAGCCGATATTGAACAAGGGCACGGCCTTCACCGAGGAGGAGCGCGATGCGCTGGGACTGCGCGGCCTCCTGCCTCCCCGCGTTTCCACGCAGGAGAAACAGGCGATGCGAGTGAAGGAAAACCTCCAGCGCAAGTCGAGCGACATCGAGAAGTACATCTACCTGCTTTCGCTGCAGGACCGCCAGGAGGGCCTGTTCTACCGCGTGGTCATGGACAACCTCGACGAAATGATGCCCATCATCTACACCCCGACGGTGGGCCAGGGCTGCCAGGAGTACGGCCACATTTTCCGTCGCCCGCGCGGACTGTATATATCCTTCAAGGATCGCGGGCGGGTCAGAGAGATCCTGCAGAATTGGCCCCATAGCGACGTACGCATCATCGTCGTCACCGACGGGGAGCGCATCCTCGGCCTCGGCGATCTCGGCGCGAACGGCATGGGCATCCCGGTCGGCAAACTCGCCTTGTACACCGCCTGCGCGGGGATCCATCCGACGCAATGCCTGCCGGTCATGCTGGACGTCGGCACGAACAACGAGGCGTTGCTCAAGGATCCGCTTTACATCGGGTTGGCGGAGAAACGCCTGCGGGGGGCCGCCTTCGACGAGATGATCGAAGAGTTCTTCGCCGAAGTGCAGAAAATCTTCCCGAAAGCCTGTATTCAGCTCGAAGATTTCGGGAACTCGAACGCCTTCCGGCTGTTGCATCGTTACAGGGATCGGGCCTGCACGTTCGACGACGACATCCAGGGAACAGCATCCGTTACGCTGGCGGGAATGTACTCGGCACTGCGCATCACCGGCAACAAGCTGACCGATCACAAATTCCTGTTCCTGGGCGCGGGGGAGGCCGGCATCGGCATCGGCGACCTGATCGTAACCGGGCTGACGGCGGAGGGGATGCCCGAAGCCGAAGCCAGGCGCAGGTGCTGGTTCGTGGACTCGAAAGGCCTCGTCGTCAAGAGCCGGGCGGATCTCGTCGAGCACAAGCTGCCCTACGCGCACGACCATGCGCCCGTCTCCGATTTCCTGCAGGCGATCGAATCGCTCAAGCCGACCGCCATCGTCGGCGTATCCGGCATGCCGCGCACGTTCACGAAGCCGGTCGTGGAGGCGATGGCGCGCCTGAACCCGCACCCGATCGTCTTCGCCCTCTCGAACCCCACTTCGAAAGCGGAGTGCACGGCCGAGGAAGCCTACACATGGTCGGAGGGCCGCGCGGTCTATGCAAGTGGAAGCCCGTTCCCGCCGGTGTCCTACAAGGGCAAGACCTTCGTGCCCGGGCAAGGAAACAATGCGTACATCTTCCCCGGCGTGGGCCTGGGCGTGATCGCCAGCGAAGCGGCGCGCGTGACCGATGAGATGTTCTTTGTGGCCGCGAGGAAGCTCGCGGAGATGGTCACGGAAGACGACCTGGCGCAAGGCCGCATCTTTCCCAGCCTCACCCGCATCCGCGAAGTCTCCGCCGTCATCGCCGCGGCCGTGGCGGAAGTGACTTTCCATCGGGGCCTGACGACGATGAATCGACCTGCCGACCTGTCCGCGCATATCAAGGCGCAGATGTACGACCCGGAATACGAGGAGTACGTGTAG
- a CDS encoding bifunctional hydroxymethylpyrimidine kinase/phosphomethylpyrimidine kinase: MEGGAGTGKHRGRELTVFRSPRLESMHTHGSGCTFASAITAGLAKGLTPQDAVKRAKDYVTEAIRKGVSMGSGHGPTNHLAGVSSRW, encoded by the coding sequence ATGGAGGGCGGCGCGGGAACTGGGAAACACCGGGGGAGGGAACTCACCGTTTTCCGGTCGCCCCGATTGGAATCCATGCACACCCACGGGAGCGGCTGCACGTTCGCCTCGGCCATAACCGCGGGACTGGCCAAGGGCCTGACACCGCAGGACGCCGTCAAACGGGCAAAGGATTATGTCACCGAGGCCATCCGGAAAGGGGTTTCGATGGGAAGCGGCCATGGTCCCACCAACCATCTTGCCGGCGTTTCCAGCAGGTGGTGA
- a CDS encoding AIR synthase family protein, translated as MSFPPGKLPVGILERLIRTYTSTIHGVVVGASIGEDAAAIDFGEKYLLAKTDPVTFVAEDIGTYTIFVNSNDIASMGGRPRWFLATVLLPENGTTEELVERIFDQLSSACRRIDVAFCGGHTEITVGIDRPILVGTMLGEVEKDRLITTGGARPGDDILLTKAIAIEGTSILARERGEEIAGLFGEEFLARCRNLAEKPGISVLEDARIAMQEGRVHAMHDPTEGGLANALHEVAAAADAGLLVEEERIPILDECRILCRHYGLDPLGFIASGSLLIMVEPSDSGKIKRSLEEAGVPAAIIGRITGKEEGVKSRSEGRTKDLPRFDRDEITKILQGE; from the coding sequence ATGTCATTTCCCCCGGGGAAGCTGCCTGTCGGGATCCTCGAAAGACTGATCCGGACGTACACTTCAACGATTCATGGAGTCGTGGTTGGCGCTTCGATCGGAGAAGATGCCGCGGCGATCGACTTCGGGGAAAAGTATCTCCTCGCCAAGACGGATCCGGTTACGTTCGTCGCCGAGGACATCGGAACCTACACGATCTTCGTCAACTCGAACGACATAGCGTCGATGGGAGGCAGGCCGCGATGGTTTCTTGCGACCGTTCTCCTTCCCGAAAATGGGACTACGGAGGAACTCGTCGAGAGAATCTTCGACCAGCTTTCCTCCGCCTGCAGACGAATCGACGTGGCCTTCTGTGGCGGTCATACGGAAATCACCGTCGGGATCGACCGGCCGATCCTTGTCGGCACGATGCTCGGCGAGGTGGAGAAGGACCGGCTGATCACCACCGGGGGGGCGCGACCGGGTGACGATATTCTCCTCACAAAGGCGATCGCGATCGAAGGAACCTCGATCCTTGCGAGAGAAAGGGGCGAGGAGATCGCGGGTCTGTTCGGAGAGGAGTTCCTGGCCCGCTGCCGGAACCTCGCGGAGAAACCGGGGATCAGCGTCCTCGAAGACGCACGGATCGCGATGCAGGAAGGCCGGGTCCATGCCATGCACGATCCAACGGAAGGTGGACTGGCGAATGCCCTTCATGAGGTGGCGGCCGCGGCGGATGCAGGACTTCTCGTCGAGGAAGAACGGATTCCGATCCTGGACGAATGCCGTATCTTGTGCCGTCATTATGGCCTGGATCCCCTCGGTTTCATCGCCTCCGGCAGTCTCCTCATCATGGTGGAGCCGTCCGACAGCGGAAAGATAAAGCGTTCGCTGGAGGAGGCCGGCGTGCCCGCCGCGATCATAGGCAGAATCACCGGGAAGGAGGAGGGGGTGAAGAGCAGAAGCGAAGGCCGGACCAAAGACCTGCCGCGATTCGACAGGGACGAAATCACGAAGATCCTGCAAGGAGAATAG
- a CDS encoding dodecin family protein encodes MHVGKVVEITAASTKSFEDAIAVGIERASKTLKNVQGAWVKEQKVKVKDGKITQYRVDLMVTFLLEE; translated from the coding sequence ATTCACGTAGGGAAAGTGGTCGAAATCACGGCGGCGTCGACGAAAAGCTTCGAAGATGCCATTGCCGTGGGAATCGAACGCGCATCGAAAACCCTGAAGAACGTCCAGGGCGCCTGGGTCAAGGAGCAGAAGGTGAAGGTGAAGGACGGGAAAATCACCCAGTACCGGGTGGACCTGATGGTCACGTTCCTGCTGGAGGAGTGA
- a CDS encoding cold shock domain-containing protein, which produces MFEAFRRRRRDFDHFPYVNTRLHHEGHDSSFALREPKRIFPSRITAIDGNQGPVDVPTIVYSIQFTVNCRRIKSDPSGFLATRNRPARRRLEDYARQRNQRVKFHESPPHGHITRLDYGKGYGFIETPDGREIYFHRNSVLEANFDRLEVGDPVRFHEETGEEGPQASTVHVERKVRATG; this is translated from the coding sequence ATCTTCGAAGCTTTTCGTCGACGCCGCCGTGATTTCGACCACTTTCCCTACGTGAATACCCGACTCCATCATGAGGGGCATGATTCCTCCTTTGCACTCCGGGAACCGAAGCGCATTTTTCCGTCACGGATCACCGCGATCGACGGAAACCAGGGGCCGGTTGACGTGCCGACGATTGTATACAGTATACAGTTTACGGTTAATTGCCGGAGAATCAAGTCCGACCCTTCCGGCTTCCTTGCAACACGAAATCGCCCCGCGCGCCGGCGTCTCGAGGATTACGCCCGGCAGCGCAACCAGCGGGTCAAGTTCCACGAATCACCACCCCATGGACATATCACCCGGCTGGATTACGGCAAGGGCTATGGCTTCATCGAGACGCCCGACGGGCGCGAGATCTACTTCCACCGGAACAGCGTCCTGGAAGCGAACTTCGACCGGCTCGAGGTGGGCGACCCGGTCCGGTTCCACGAAGAAACGGGGGAAGAGGGACCTCAAGCCAGCACGGTCCACGTGGAGAGGAAGGTCCGCGCGACGGGGTGA